The Xanthomonas rydalmerensis genomic interval CCGTAGCCCAGGTAGTCCACGCCGCACAGGTCGGACAGCTGTTCGAAACCGAACTCGTCGCGCAGCGCCAGGCAGGTGGCGTGCCAGGCGTCGGCCGGCACTTCCAGGGTGACTTCGCCGCGCGGAAGGGCCACGAAGACCTGGCTGCCGGGGAAACGGGCGCCGAGTCGGTCGCTAAAGGAAGATGCTTGCTCTGCCATGGGGGCTTGGCGTGCTCTCGAGGAAAGAGGAATCAGCGCGCGATGGTCTGGGTTCGCCAGATCTTCTTCTGCAACTGCAAGATGCCGTAGACCAGGGCCTCGGCGGTCGGCGGGCAACCGGGGACATAGACGTCCACCGGCACGATGCGGTCGCAACCGCGCACCACCGAATACGAGTAATGGTAGTAGCCGCCGCCGTTGGCGCAGCTGCCCATCGAGATGACCCACTTCGGGTCCGGCATCTGGTCGTAGACCTTGCGCAGCGCCGGGGCCATCTTGTTGACCAGGGTGCCGGCGACGATCATCACGTCGGACTGGCGCGGCGACGGGCGGAACACCACGCCGTAGCGGTCCAGGTCCAGGCGCGCGGCGCCGGCGTGCATCATCTCGACCGCGCAGCAGGCCAGGCCGAAGGTCATCGGCCACATCGAGCCGGTGCGCGCCCAGTTCAGCAGCGCGTCGACGCTGGTGGTGACGTAGCCCTTTTCCAGCAGCGGGTTCTCGCCTTCGGGACGCAGGATGTCGTCCACCCGCCCTTCCGGGATCGGGTTGGTCATCAGGCGATCCAGGGTCTGAATCACTCCCATTCCAGCGCTCCCTTCTTCCACACGTAGACAAAACCGAGGAACAACATGCCGACGAACAGGCCCATGGTGACCAGGGAGCGAGCGCCCAGGTCCATGAACACCTGCGTCCACGGCACGATGAAGATGATTTCCAGATCGAAGACGATGAACTGGATGGCGATCAGGTAGTAGCGCACGTCGAACTTCATGCGCGCGTCCTCGAAGGCCTCGAAGCCGCACTCGTACGGCGAGAGCTTCTTCAGGTCGGGACGCCGGGGACCGAGGAAGCGCCCCACCAGCATCAGCGCGACGCCGATACCGGTGGCCACGATCAGAAACAGCAGGGTCGGCAAATATTCGGCCAGCACTCGCAATTCTCTCTTGCCTGTGCCCGCGCGCGTGCCGCGCAGGCATGGGATAGACGATTCTCCGGGCAGAGGCGTGACGCCCTTGCGCAGAAACCGTAGCCAAACAATGGTGCCCAAGAGGGGACTCGAACCCCTACGACCTAAGTCGCTACCACCTCAAGGTAGTGCGTCTACCAATTCCGCCACCTGGGCTTGCGTAAAACCTGCGCGGCAATCCCGCCGCGCAGCATATTGTAACCGTCTTCAGTCTTTCTGCGACGGGGCAGGCGACTTTTCTTGCGCTTTTTCCGGCGCCTGCTGGGCAGCCGGGGCGGCGGCGGGCGCCGCCGGAGCCGCGGCGGCGGCCGACGGCGCCTGCGGGACCGACAACTCGCCGGCCGGCGCGGCCGGCGCCGGGGTGGCGGACTGCGACATCACGCCCAGGTTGGCGTCGGCCGGACGCGCACTGTGGCCGGCGTACCAGGCCATGAACAGGCTGATGGCGAAGAACACCACCGCCAGCCACTTGGTCGACTTGGACAGGAAGTTGGACGCGCCGCGCGATCCGAACACCGTGCCGGACGCGCCGGCGCCGAACCCGGAACCCGCCGCCGCACCGGCGCCGCGCTGCATCAGGATCAGCGCGATCATCGCGATCGCCACCAGCACGTAGACCACATTGAGGATGACCATCAGCATTTCGAAATCCGTCCGGACAGTACGACTTGGGGGACGAACGGCCGCCATCGGCAGCCGTTCGCTCAACAGGCGGCCGCCGCTCGCACGATGGCCAGAAATTCCGCGGCGACCAGCGAGGCGCCGCCTACCAGCCCGCCATCGACATCCGGCTGTGCGAACAGCTCGGCCGCGTTGTCGGGCTTGACGCTGCCGCCATACAGGATCGGCAACGAATCCGCGATTCTAGCATCGCGGGCCGCCACTTCGCCACGGATGAACGCATGCACCGCCTGCGCCTGCGCCGGGCTGGCGGTGCGGCCGGTGCCGATCGCCCAGACCGGCTCGTAGGCCACCACGGCCCGGGCGAAGCCCTCGGCGCCGACCAGCTCCAGCACCGGCGCCAGTTGCGCGGCGATGACCGCCTCGGTGCGCCCGGCCTCGCGCTGCTCCAGGGTCTCGCCCACGCACAGGATCGGGACCAGCCCGGCGTGCAGGGCGGCGGCGAACTTGCGCGCGACCAGTTCGCTGCTCTCCTGATGGTACTGGCGCCGCTCCGAATGCCCGACCAGACCGTAGTCGGCGCCCACGTCGACCAGCATCGCCGCCGACACCTCGCCGGTATAGGCGCCCTTCTCGTTGCTGCTGACGTCCTGCGCGCCGAAGCGCAGCAGCCGGTCCTCGAAATGCTCGATCAGGTCGCCCAGGTACGGCAGCGGCGGCAAAATCACCACCTCCACCTCGTGCTCGGCCGCGTGCAGCCCGGCGACGATCTCCCGCACCAGGGCGGCAGCGAAGTGGCGGGTTCCATGCAATTTCCAGTTTCCGGCTACGATCTTGCGTCGCATC includes:
- a CDS encoding NuoB/complex I 20 kDa subunit family protein: MGVIQTLDRLMTNPIPEGRVDDILRPEGENPLLEKGYVTTSVDALLNWARTGSMWPMTFGLACCAVEMMHAGAARLDLDRYGVVFRPSPRQSDVMIVAGTLVNKMAPALRKVYDQMPDPKWVISMGSCANGGGYYHYSYSVVRGCDRIVPVDVYVPGCPPTAEALVYGILQLQKKIWRTQTIAR
- a CDS encoding NADH-quinone oxidoreductase subunit A yields the protein MLAEYLPTLLFLIVATGIGVALMLVGRFLGPRRPDLKKLSPYECGFEAFEDARMKFDVRYYLIAIQFIVFDLEIIFIVPWTQVFMDLGARSLVTMGLFVGMLFLGFVYVWKKGALEWE
- the tpiA gene encoding triose-phosphate isomerase; its protein translation is MRRKIVAGNWKLHGTRHFAAALVREIVAGLHAAEHEVEVVILPPLPYLGDLIEHFEDRLLRFGAQDVSSNEKGAYTGEVSAAMLVDVGADYGLVGHSERRQYHQESSELVARKFAAALHAGLVPILCVGETLEQREAGRTEAVIAAQLAPVLELVGAEGFARAVVAYEPVWAIGTGRTASPAQAQAVHAFIRGEVAARDARIADSLPILYGGSVKPDNAAELFAQPDVDGGLVGGASLVAAEFLAIVRAAAAC
- the secG gene encoding preprotein translocase subunit SecG; amino-acid sequence: MLMVILNVVYVLVAIAMIALILMQRGAGAAAGSGFGAGASGTVFGSRGASNFLSKSTKWLAVVFFAISLFMAWYAGHSARPADANLGVMSQSATPAPAAPAGELSVPQAPSAAAAAPAAPAAAPAAQQAPEKAQEKSPAPSQKD